One Bombina bombina isolate aBomBom1 chromosome 5, aBomBom1.pri, whole genome shotgun sequence DNA segment encodes these proteins:
- the LOC128659917 gene encoding gastrula zinc finger protein XlCGF8.2DB-like has product MNSYVLDKHVNISYLSFTTVLDTNDYSQTLEISQQKFKGDGELAGTEQQSVCTESNLVIKQEDNIYALSSEIIFPEDKPHTFTEFSKHIKERKSLQSCQMIHTKEKKNQCTECEKSFRWKSRLLEHYRIHTGEKPYTCTKCGKCFTQMNQLKTHGWIHTGEKPFTCTECKKSFTQKSDLKSHERIHTGEKPFTCTECGTSFTQISSLKTHERIHTGEKPFTCTVCGTSFTEKGTLKNHERIHTGEKPFTCTVCGTSFTQMHCLKSHERSHTGEKPFTCTECGKRFTRKSHLKTHERIHTGEKPFTCTECGKSFTQMNCLKTHERSHTGEKPFTCTECGKSFTQISNLKTHERIHKGRDLSHV; this is encoded by the coding sequence acaaacacgtcaatatttcatatctatccttcactacagtcttagacaccaatgactattcacaaacttTGGAGATATCACAGCAGAAATTTAAaggagatggtgaattggcaggaactgagCAGCAAtcagtatgtacagagagtaatttagtcatcaaacaagaggacaacatttatgccttatctagtgaaattattttccctgaggataaaccacacacatttacagagttttcaaaacatattaaagaaaggaaaagtctacagtcttgccaaatgattcatacaaaggagaaaaaaaatcaatgtacagagtgtgagaaaagctttagatggaagtctcgtCTACTAGAACACTAcagaattcacacaggtgagaaaccataCACATGTACTAAGTGCGGCAAATGCTTTACACAAATGAATCAACTGAAAACTCATGgatggattcacacaggagaaaagcctttcacgtgtacagagtgtaaaaaaagttttacacaaaagagtgatctgaaaagtcatgaaaggattcacacaggggaaaagcctttcacatgtacagagtgtggaacaagttttacacaaataagtagtctgaaaacacatgaaaggattcacacaggggaaaagcctttcacatgtacagtgtgtggaacaagttttacagaaaagggtactctgaaaaatcatgaaaggattcacacaggagaaaagcctttcacatgtacagtgtgtggaacaagttttacacaaatgcattgtctgaaatctcatgaaaggagtcacacaggggagaagcctttcacatgtacagagtgtggaaaacgttttacacgaaagagtcatctgaaaactcatgaaaggattcacacaggggagaagcctttcacatgtacagagtgtggaaaaagttttacacaaatgaattgtctgaaaactcatgaaaggagtcacacaggggagaagcctttcacatgtacagagtgtggaaaaagttttacacaaataagtaatctgaaaactcatgaaaggattcacaagggaagagacctttcacatgtttag